agcgGTATGTGCCCGCGGGCCCACGGGGTTCCCGGCTGGACGGCACCACGTCGTCGAGGGCCCACGCGTCGGCCCCGGCTTGCCTTTACTTCTCGCAGGCCACatcaccggtggggcccagctCTGGAAAAGGAGCGGACTCGGGAACTCTTTTAGCAGCGTCGGTCATCGGGCCGTGTCGCGTTACTGTACCGAGAATGACATTTTGGGCCCACACTAGTTAGGCCACTGTGTCAGTGGTGTGGAGTTGGCGACGTCATCGTGACGGGGCGCAAAGGCTGCTTCACTTAAAGGGCAAGCCGCAGGCGGAGGCCGGTGGGGAGTCTTTCGCCATCTTCGTGTGGCTCCGTGGCCCCGATCGGATGGATAGAGAGCAGCCGCATTCGGAATGACCACACAGGATCCAGTTTCGTTGTAAGCCAGCTTTGGCATCTAGGATTTCGGATGGAATTGTGGAAGAAATCGTGCGAATTCTCGCGTGATCTCTGTACGTGATGGGTGACAAGCTCGAATCTCGAGGGGAtggaggagcagcagaggtAAGATTAACTTTGAGATATAGCGGACAATTCCGGTTGAGCCGTCGAGATAGGCTGCGACGGCGACAGGACGGTCGAGTCATCGAGGTAGGCTGCGACGGTGATGTAGACCAGGACGAGGCTGCTGCTCGAAGTAATTTTTCTACAATTCtgtttaaaaagatttttttaaattttatttatattatttattttataatttaataattaggctgaaaaggagagaaaaaaaatgaatatatgTTATCACAGAAGAGAGAGTCTTTCATAGGATAtgattatataaaatttattatcCTGAAGGAGCCCAAATGTTAGTTGTGTTCTGCAGCACCAAGGGCAAGTAGGCAGTTGGTTGCCCTACCGTTGTGGCATGCACCAGCCGTCAAGCTACACGTCGACATCAAGGCCACTCTAGGCTCTATCGTGCCGTTCGTGGCTCTGCACGTGAGAGGTGATAGATTGATTGATCGAGACCTCGAGAGTGCAATCCGTAGAGATGAATCATCGTATGacggaagcaaattttatagaacaCAATTCTACGAAAGACGCTCTTCTATGTGATGACAcgtgtcaatttttttttattttcagctCAGCCATTAAATTACATGATagataatataaataagatcttataaaaatctttttaaataagatgctataaaatttgcttcatCGTTTGATGCTTTTGGCATGTACCGTACGGTTTTGCCGATTAGACTAGCACAAGGCCACATGACCCGGTAAAAATCTAGCTATAGCTTGCTATATTGATGCCTCCGTCACCGGGTGAGAGCCACTCGTGCCGTGTGCACTAGCTAGAGCCTAGAGAGAGGCTGCTGCCATGGTGGGTGGGATCCAGGCATCCAGCCCCAGCGCTAGCTTTGACTCCGCACTACGAGTGGTGTCGACCTCCGCCGCATTCCTCGTAGATTTATGGGAGCAAAACAACATGGCCACGCCCGCGATTGCCAATTTAGCAACGTTGTCAGCCATCGGTCGCACTCCGGCTAACTCATGCACAACCACGACTGCTCGTTGCTTTCAACAAATAATGCTCCAGCCTTTTTCTTTATTGGAATAATGCTTTAGGTTTGGAATCTGCGTGCCATGTCCATTCTTCCCTTTCCCATGATGCAAGTTGGCTCTGCTCGGAGACGTATGAATTTCTCGAAAAATCCCCACCCAAGAACTGCTTTCGGACTTATCGATCACAGCTTCAGCTATATACTAGATCTAgagtttatataataaaataaaataatttaaacttatatttttagtttaaaataaagaCCAGATGACTCAATTAAATACCCTCAATCTATCCATAATtctaatctattttttttaaatctgtGTGACATGATCTATTCTTCCCCTTCACATGAATGTAAGTCGGCTTGCTCGGAGACATCTAGATTTCTCAAAAAATCCCCACCTAAGAGTTGTTTTCGGACTTGTCTATCAAAGCTCTGACTCTAATATCTATACTAGATGTagaatttgtataataaaataatttaaatttaaatttttatttcaaaataaaaaatagccaACTCAATTAAATACTCTTAATTTATTCATAGCTCTCgatctaacttttttttttagctatgtttgattgactaatttttttaaaatgtaaGCTGTGCCAAAAGGCGCCTTTACCTACAATCCAATCCTAAGCAACATTTGTGCTTGAGCAGCGGCTTTATCTGCGAAAGCTGATGGGACCAGACCTCAAGTCGTGTTCCGTTTCCGGGGAGACCAGGTGACCATGCACACACCATCTCGCATTTCGTAATATATATATCTCGCCCAATGACCGTCGTAGCTTTTCTCTAGGATGAGGCCGACACGTACGGTCCACCCGACTGCATGATTGCACCGTGCACGCACGCTCGTCGTgctggaatccaatgctcccgGATTAAGGCTGCTAATCTGCACCACTCGTATTTCGTCAGCAAGTAAGCCTTGCCCGCAACGGCAAAGCCGAGATTCCTTCTCCATTTTCGCATTTTTATTATCTGGCGACATAGAGGATTCAGATGTGATGTGCATAACGTCCTATGCAAGAGGCTGCAGATGTGGAGGACGAAGATCTTGACCGTAGCTTCTCAGTTAAAATTATGAGAATTCTATCAAATAGTGGTTTTCAATTTTTAACTTTCTGATTAAAATTCGTAcgagtgattctctaaaatgaactagaagttgAGTAGCTGAAAAAATcagcttctcctgattcacttcctACAGAGAATCATTtcctttatatattttattttaaagaatcacCTTCAGTCATAAAATCACTTATAAAAAAACACCttacaaaaaatttaaattaaagaGAGCTTTATGCAAAAGACCCTTATTTGTTGCGGATATCACCTCTCATGAAATACTAGGATCCGCCGACATGCCGCAGCTTTTAAGCTGGCCTCCACCGCCTCAGCTGCAGGCTCTAGCTAGCTCAACTCCTAGTGCGCTTCATCATGCAAAAAAAGAATAATAGTACTatcattctttttctttgattaaaaaaaggCACAACAAGATAGCGATCGATCTTAGCAATAGCAAGACGACATAAGCAGGCATATTAGCATATATATGGTACTCCGTATTCATGCGATGTGTACTCTGTCCACCAACGTACCATTAGGACGGCAATGGGGCAGCGACTAGCTAAAGTTTCTGCAAGCGATATCCACGAGTAGCCCGTTAGGATGTCACACCAGACGCGCCGCCAATCCAGATGCTCCCAAGTGGAGGTATCGTGCATCTGTGCTGCACAGCTGGCTTGACGTGTCAACCCACGGTCCACGACGAGTCAACAAATGGGCACATGGCCCAGACCATTAGAATAAGGGTAATGATGTGCCCGTCCGGACGCATCGGACAATTTACCTGGGCCGATCCATGTGTCCACATAATTTTAATGTTTTAGTCGTTTAAGCTTAATAATTTAgatattataaaaatttattggaatagttattttttatcttGCATACTTAGAATCCTTTGCATACAGATTTGAAtcgaaaaattatttatttgagttaatttctataatttttttatctttaatagtttaaatgttcaaatttaatgttacagacgttatgaaaatttattgttaTAGTTATTTTTGTATGTTGCATCCAATTCTATACCATATAGGTTTTGTATAAAAATATTGCACGAAACAAACCGTAATGTTGACAGTGGGAATTTTTCTTCTAAATCAGATGCATATAGTATGCTATTTGATACGTATTTTTTATGTTACGAACAATCATTCTAATGTTGCAGATGTTATTTTCTGATATTACAATAGACTATTGGAGCGTCCGATTCATCAAACGTCCGGGGCGCTAGCAGCTCTGAATAAGTCGTGTGCACAAGCTCATACAGTTTTGTATTTGCTGTCGTTGCTAAGTTTGATGCTGCTGTCGTGCTCCTGTAGCACGGCCGCTCAAGTAAGGCATGCTCACATCACCGCTACACTAACGACGTGTGGGTTACAGCTCCATGCACGTACACAACATGATCACGACAACCCCTTCGGTGACCAATTGCTATGCCATGCTATGCCTCCCTCCACAGCGCCATGCAGctggaagcaaattttatagaatctTGTCATATGAAAAGTCCTCTCTCCTGTGATGATACGTATCTATTCTCCTCTTTAATCCAACAATTGAATCACGAGATAAATATTATAGAATGAGTCTTATGAGAATCTTTTTAAATAAGATTCTATACGGGTAGCTTACTATGCAGCGCGGTGCTTAGGCTGCCGCGCGCCCTTTGCCGTTATGCTTGCGGCTTGCCCATGATTAACCACCAGCCGCATTGGTCTGCTGTCCTTGCCTCGTCGCGTTGCTCGCGTACAGGCACACGCGCACGGCCCCCAtgcgcccccgcccccgcctccgcctccacgaGCGGGCGAGACGGCCTTCCCCCGAGTCGtctgctgccgctgccgcgcgcCGGTGTGTTCGCAGCGGCCGTTCTCCCGAGTAAGGACACGCATGCTAACTTAGGGATCGTTTGGATTGCTACCGATGTACGTCctgccaattttttttatgatcgACTGCGATATAGGTATGTGTTTGGATAGTAGCTGCAGGTCAGTATATTCTCACGTCCACTCCCACGCATAGTTCTTTTTTACGCTTACGCTAGACGAACTTACGGACGGCCGTTTTCTCCATCAAATAATTAGCTCGCTCAACTTTTAGCGGGGTAGGTGTGGGTCAAACTAAGCGTACCCTTATAGCCTAAAGGAAAGATTAATGACGACAAGAAATGTTGTGCGCTTGTGTAGTGTGGACGATCAAACTAAAATGTAGAAGCACTTGTGTAGTTCTGTTACAGAGAAGAAACCAACGTGGACGTAAGGCCCACGGTTTGTGACGCCCATACGGCCTCTGTACACACAGAATGGGCTGGAACTCGAGCCTGCAGGTTTCCGCCCTTCATGGGGCCAACTGGGCCCGTCCGCACAACCATCCGCTCGGCTCGATCCAACTCACGAACGAAGGAATGCacagagagaaaaagaagggaTGAAAACCGAGAAAAGCAGCGGCATCGTGCCAAAACCCTCGACTACGAGGCCACTGTCTTCCCCACTCTCGCCCTCCCAAGTGTGGATAAATGGATGATTTTCCAatcaaaagtttgatttttttattacgATATCACCTTTTTTTATTACGATACAGGTGATCTGAGACTATAACTGTGaataaaaagataaataaacAAAATCACTTCTTAACTATGGTAAATCATCAATTAACCTTGCAAGTGTTATCTACATACCAATATCAGAATTTGACTTGGATTCGAGTTTTCATTCGGCAAAGAAATTTTTGATATGCAAAATACAGCTCAGAATTCAATATGAATGTCTAAAATTCAACTGGATTCGAGGATTTTGATTcggtaaaaaaaatagacatagGTCATGCTTGGCATAATTTATTACTGTATTTGGCTTCTTAGAAGCTATAAACTGAAATAAATATACTGATTTATTGCTGATTTCTAAAAAGTTAAAAAGCTGATTtctgataaaatgaattaaaaattaaTAAGCAGAATAAAAGTGATATTTTGAAAAGTTAGTGTATTGAGAGCTTAATTTTTTTTCGTAAAAGCTAAATAGCTTTTGGCATGAGCTTAAAACAGAACCTGTGTATTAACACTGACCCTCCCCTGGCGCCAACGCAGACCCATAGaccagcggcagcggcaccACCGGCTATATCGAACGAGCCGAAAGCGCCCGCCCCCCACGATGGCGCCGTGGTGCGACAACTTGGCGGCGCCGCCCCGCGTCCTCGTTGCCCCCCGTGAGCACCCCCTCCCATCGCCAACCTCCTAGTCCCACACCTCTGAACTTTACTGCACTGCAGTGTCCTTCTGTGCTGTCTAGTCTGGTCAGCTATCTGCAAGTCGCTTGGGGAAATTTTGGCTCCCGTAACTGGCCATCTGTGGGATGAGCACGACCTACGATGATGTACGGTTTCTAGTGTTCCGATTTGAAGGCTTTAGGTTTCCGTTGCGGTATGGTGTTTTGGGCTCTGTTAGTTTGTATAACATGGTTGAAAGGCCAGCTCGATGTAAGTCTGTACCCAGTGCCAAGTATTAACTATCAGGCTTCAACGTCTGGGTCTGAGGATTGATTATTTGTCAGGGAAATGTTTCATATAGTCAGTCTGTTCCAAGTGACGCTCTGCATTTTTAATCAGACCCACAATTCGTACTTCTTTGCACCTTGCAGGTCCTTCTGATGCCAGTGATCAAGGGGATGTGTTGACACTTCGCCATCCAAGATCAGGTGGGCCTATGCCTGCCTAGCTAATATTTTTCTGTATGAGTTTCTGATCACCAGCAGTTTAGACAAATACAGGATAATTCTTGTGGATTGCGATAGGCTTGTTGGGAACTTAGGAACGGCTAATCCTTAAAATTGATTAAGAGCTTGCATTGACCTTTTGTCCTGTCATCAATCAGGAGATGGAACAGGGTATCTGTTTATGGATGGTCAACTTCATGAGATCAATTGGTTTAAGGAGCGGTATGGTGCTTGGTTCTTGGGAGATTATGTTTGTGAAGGTATGGTAGAAGCATAAATTAGCTAAGCAATATGCCATTTTTGTGCAAAAGCTTGGATTTTTTTCCCATTCGGGTTAATCTTCCCTCCTATTGTCATTGTGTAGCCTAGCCATTGTTATGACTTACGAGGTTTGCTTCCTTGCCTTAGGCCTCGTCAAACTAGCCATTATTTTAGATAAAAGATGTTCTATTTCATCAAAGTAATGAAAATATCCCAGCCTCTACGTCCGTGGGTGTACGTAGCGAATACTTATTACAAGGTTTAAAGCAAGCATGCTTCCATAAGAGGTCTAACAATTGACCCAAAAGTGCCAGAATATGAATGCAAAGTAACATCAGAAACATATTATATTGCTAAACATCCATCCATTTTCTACAAAGATCTCCATTGTTATAATCTCCAACTAGCGGCATGCAGCTTTCATAGTCCCTTATCCCCGTCTTTTGAAACATAGCCCATAGGTGGCACCAATATGTTCTTTTGAAGACCACTTGCATGGAAGAGTTTATTTTTGCTTTATTAAAGATGATGTCATTTCGGCTTCGCCAAATTGCCCAATATAGAGCAGTGACTCGCACCAGAACTTGTTTTTTCAGGTCTGCATCAATCCCATTTAGCCATGATCCAAAACAGTTTGTGACACTAGTTGGGAGTCTTAACCCAAAGGTCATATATACAACTCGTCAAATGAACTTAGACATAGGAAAATCAAAGAAAAGGTGTTGAATTGTTTCTTTATGGTCACAGAAACAACACTTTCACAACCTTTCCAATTCCTTTTGAGTAAGTTATCTTTGGTGAGAATGACACCTCTTTTCaagtacaacaacaacaacaaagcctttgtcccaagcaagttggggtagacACCTCTTTTCAAGtaccataaaaaaaatgatcttgAGAAGAATTTTAAGCTTCCAAAGAGAACGATTGTTATTAGAGAAGTCACAGTTAATCATGGCTTTATACATTGATTATACCGAAAACAGTCCAGATTTGTGTAGAGACCATCTAAATGAATCTGGTTGATCCGTGAGTTGTACCATTGCCACATTATCAACCAGATTCATCCAGTCCTCCAATTTATCTCCCACTAAAGCTCGGCGAAAAGAAGCGTTTAAAGGGACTGATGAAAATACATTTGCTACTGTGGCCATTTAATTTTGTTGAATAAGGAATTCAGATACCAGCCTAGTTGTTAGGAACATGATGAGAGAATGAGTTGATGTTCTTATTGCCTAATTTCTATGTTTGCATACCATCTAGAGCACATCAAAATGCCATCTTGCACAATAGTATAATCTGCTCGGAACAAAGTGTTTCTGAAATCTGAACACATATCTGACTGCATTATACTTCAGTCCCTGACTTTGATATCTAATCCTGCTTTCCCTTATAGATGGTGGCCTCTATTATTGCACCCTTGTCGACCCCGTATGTCGGTATGCCTAATTGAAGATGCAAATCATGGTACATGGTTCTTGTTCTATCTAAACATTATTACTTTAACATCCACTCACTTTGCTGTGCTGCAGAATGGTAAAGATCCAGGAAAGTTCAGACAACTGGATGAAATATTGTACATAGAGGGATATCCTGAATATCAGCAGCTCATGAGTGTAGCTGGACACCATATGAAATTGGGGTGTGAAGTAAAAAGTAGATGTTTAACATGTTTTATTGTACTATACCCTATCAAGTCACTATTCTCCTTCATCTTGTGCTGCCATGCACATTTTGATCTGTTCCTTGTCTCTGATATGACTTCTTGCCATAGTGGCAAATAGTTTTACGGAACTAATTTTTCACATGGATGCTACCTTTACTGCAGAAGTAGCTAATATGAAGTTCTTTAGGCTGGACGATTCCAAGGTCTTATCTTGGTTGTGCTGTAAGGCACACTATTTCGGTTCTTACCATTGGTTACTTAATTTGCAGCATCATATTCTCTCTATGCTTATTGTTATAAGAAACTAAGCTGCACTTTAGGTTTACTTCCGTATTGCACTGTACAAAAGCAATGATTTAACCTGCATACTGCAGCTAGGGTGAGATGTTTACTGTACCGAGTTAAGAAAACATGGAAATATTTTGTTCCGATAATTGAATTATCTTGCTTTTTGTCTCCAGTTTTTTGGTTACTCACCCCATTTCCTTTGAATAAGGGACTTAGATAGTTAGATTCCATGTCCCAAATTACTATAAAGCATGCCATTGAGATTGTTAGAATGCTAATCATATTGATCCTCCAGACCTTTTTTTCAGTTTCCTTCGGTTATGTAGGTCACGAATAAAACTAGTATTTAAGTTCACTGTGTTCTGAAGAGGGTAGTTAAGGCATGATCCTAAAGGAGACCCTAGGTAGCTTACTACATCTGCTTTTTTGTACGCACCTGCACAACATTCATTTATGTATGTGAATTCTAAATCATATTTATTTCAGTTCCTCTCACTGTTGAGGATTACTAGTATCTCGTCTTCTCAATCTCTTACAGGTACACAACCTTAAAGAGGTCTTCCCCAAGTTGGGTAAAAATTATGCTGCCCaaggagaaaaaagaactaTGTAGGTCTTTCCAAATTCTCATTTTATTTGGTCTTTAATACTCTGTAATATGGCAAGAAGTACGTAGCTTccgctcatttttttttcagatggtTTGTTTTCCTCTGATATGCGCATCTAACCGAACTGTCAAATAGTTCTAACTCTCTCAATTATATAGCCAAACTGTTAGGACAGGACCATTGATGGTTCATATCCTAGTGCATCACTTGCAATCTAAAATGCCTTAAACTACACCAACTGATACTTAAGTCCTTTTTTGCGCTATGGATTCAAAGAAAAAACCGATCCGGTTAAATGTTAAAAAGCTTAATAGCttgtgtaggaacgagattgacgaCTACAGGGAGTGAATAGgtgtctcaataaatttcttgcgaaatcgatgaccttctcctatttggatcaccgaACGTACCTTAAAACTCAAACGAAAGtaaaaattaagagaaattttaataagagaaaatcgagacaacacgacttcacagatggtatatgaaccatatgtttcatttaagattaatctatgtgtcttagcactcgaaagatcataactagcagagaaacaagaaaagatgaacacccaGCAataaaactctccaaattgattatcTAGATACATCTAGcgacaagaagaatgatctcgcAAGGTcctgaaatttcagcctaaaaacaaaaacaaaaatcaaaaccggaaaagaaaaacttacataTAAGGCAAAGGAACCcagagaggaaaactagaagaaggaaaattcaaacatataaaacaaaataaactttattacatAAATAGGTCATCTctattttaagcggattacAAAGTTTTTActttcaaaactctcacctattacataggctaagtattCATCCTCATCTCCACTAAAATTCTAACACaatactctcatatgggtggcacaaggggctcaaattgTTAGTTTATCCTCTCCtatagccatacccctctatttctAGGTCTAGTAAACTTGATATCtaaattttctagttttttctcaaaatacccttatcttatagtacacttctacctaccactgaaaatattttagtctattttcttctccattcatcagatGACTGCGATgactttacgacttagcttcgcctcgatgtaAACTTCGCGATAGGGTCACATACTCccccagtcctcccacggttctGAGGCTAAACTGTGAAACTctagcacgtttctcaaagcgtgactagccgctacttgcttccacctgaaacaagtgctccgatgatgatgcgtgtcctccgtcttgcgatttTGATCGCCGGTAAGTCTTTTCCGCTCCCGATTCCTcaagccgccttgtcactttcaccggcacccccttcgcttGATtatgtcaacacgccatcttcatcatccgtttcatgctttgctgaccttcatgtgtacagctagaatcacccttgactccgtccattcctccttgatcgtctgacaccaagcacCTGTTTAGCCCTGATCACTcgccgtcgatcgccaagttgcatccatcactgcacatcttgaaacaagcaaacacatttcttcatAGTCCAAAACATATCCAGGTTAGcataaaatcaaaaacttcaactcagagcacatcctgtaGAAAACGTGAACGTCGGATATTCCAGTGTGTTatgctcctgaacaccggaccatccggtgagtgtaacactatctgttctagGAAAACTTTGCTCTCAAGAAAAGGTCTGGTCCAAATTtctggtgatctcatgtccatcaccggataatccggtgtgtgccAATCCATCAAACCACCTTtatgcaacctctctgcaacaaagaTCCGGcgcattctccggtgttcacaatctcaacACCGAATTATCTGgcatacataatcaaacttagcGCCAAAAAtatcctctctgcagaaaatactctggcgctctcaaagtccatcaccggaccatccggtgtttgattttatttctgcttcagcactgaaaatgctctggtgatatCCTCCGGTGTAGCTACCACCTTCCACAAACCTTTcggtgcattgatctctaatttcgcctaaaaaattgc
This genomic window from Phragmites australis chromosome 7, lpPhrAust1.1, whole genome shotgun sequence contains:
- the LOC133923550 gene encoding uncharacterized protein LOC133923550; translated protein: MAPWCDNLAAPPRVLVAPRPSDASDQGDVLTLRHPRSGDGTGYLFMDGQLHEINWFKERYGAWFLGDYVCEDGGLYYCTLVDPVCRMVKIQESSDNWMKYCT